Proteins encoded by one window of Panicum virgatum strain AP13 chromosome 7N, P.virgatum_v5, whole genome shotgun sequence:
- the LOC120682673 gene encoding uncharacterized protein LOC120682673, with protein MLMNYDGDRSEDRQSEEVQSAYRRDSDIGEEMVISEEQTDENEWSWVNQGKDGDPLAESVSSLHTTQQVLESEIQKLSELGKELEAEESTSGNKDQDVIVLPHAQVDMLEVNEKMEHLEQKLKEASNTIQEKDLRLSKLQILISTAHSPAPEEEAAAASVDQLVAELERHLLEKLEAEVQCLVMLKARQSWQVRAEDRAALEEHGDGGGAVMLLKLRETEGRIVTLKEQVDRLEVREKELHRATESLRVQSRTFKVSLFGLVQLVMLCLSLKLFFARVPLPFDEVVPT; from the exons ATGTTGATGAACTATGATGGGGATAGAAGTGAGGACCGGCAAAGTGAGGAGGTTCAGTCTGCATACAGAAGAGACAGTGACATTGGTGAGGAAATGGTAATAAGTGAGGAGCAAACTGATGAAAATGAATGGAGCTGGGTGAATCAAGGTAAAGATGGTGATCCTCTTGCGGAATCAGTTTCTTCACTTCATACGACGCAGCAAGTCCTTGAGAGTG AGATACAAAAATTGTCAGAACTTGGCAAAGAACTTGAGGCGGAGGAATCGACTTCTGGAAACAAAGACCAGGATGTGATCGTTTTGCCGCATGCACAGGTCGACATGTTGGAAGTGAATGAGAAGATGGAGCACCTTGAGCAGAAACTGAAAGAAGCATCCAACACCATCCAAGAGAAAGACCTGAGGCTATCCAAGCTTCAGATACTCATCAGCACCGCACACAGCCCAGCGCCAGAggaggaggctgctgctgctagcgTCGACCAGCtggtggcggagctcgagcgccaCCTGCTGGAAAAACTGGAGGCCGAGGTCCAGTGCCTGGTGATGCTGAAGGCGAGGCAGAGCTGGCAGGTCCGTGCGGAGGACCGCGCCGCCCTGGAGGAgcacggggacggcggcggcgcggtgatgCTGCTCAAGCTGCGGGAGACGGAGGGCCGGATTGTAACGCTGAAGGAGCAGGTGGACAGGCTGGAGGTCCGGGAGAAGGAGCTCCACCGGGCGACGGAGTCCCTGAGAGTGCAGAGCCGCACCTTCAAGGTGTCCctcttcggcctcgtccagctGGTGATGCTGTGCCTCTCCCTGAAGCTGTTCTTCGCCAGGGTGCCCCTCCCGTTCGACGAGGTCGTGCCGACATGA
- the LOC120683602 gene encoding uncharacterized protein LOC120683602: MLSSEHPSGPSCSSKSGGPGVSADPANSAAEEPASQDPRDLVQPYPKFSIRDYVFASRSKGVKRSWPFHPNSLQLCLKRGVKDPLPPFEPPDLIRSLPLNTFTDVVQSAACSEAIASAGLVKTRDAGSSNEDTNDINFQSCQPLDESLGPSPYTSPEDGKSGIDQVGSTNESDHTDEALPIDLQDNSCTKASRRTEIAVPSWPSRNLDSSCDPSEKKSKFVVKLDTPTDIRRTEDIASNSSSISDPMASKTCPVCRVFASTSNTTLNAHIDQCLSAECNTELVETVFVKPKVKPRKKRLIEDIYETSLPCTLEDLDRRNGTNWAVELAMSTVSKEVCTENLSPEVVPSDRRDDEREGDVYVDSNGIKIRILSKCSDAPLVSRDDLGPRKVAKHEIGKGILMSKKIQKSKMLKNKKLKIHGKKYNKTNHLKSQVPAYPHDNINEETSEEERHLRNPSESTSNCGSGTMRQWVGSKRSDITKNSTRKFSDKVASGAQRFSDSQITESPAGVFSSESPEDMATTSEAIGVEQSNARLLRSIPTWLSKTPLQSGIMPKVPRSAAALAKRKIKEIGRREANKLDNYDIVRNPTSAKRSEARSLSFSTAGPSNGPNRLVPTSKKIRKHRSLLRTGKRAFSPSTIHGFGQDHEPDTRHVNKKFRISNNEGPKKFLKHTEEDTADNDYSFGSDMPEMGQQDDQYDVTQETEGTQMYYEREEPETDLPYDSVSRSNPADCQISDGSLSPENYRAAGDVLVEGYSIAVEDPSSSKQLAHHGHESNSAINNEMEEWQIDPASTKESSACLTNNRDMGPGAPQDNSSITSNREDSNQEHGLPFGRDSLGSPISTASTMSPAAALKDSRINESEPGPSTGSGRTVEERTTGSLNQETKSILLAREGEQLPNEKPCCCSCLENISRETHQSAVVRPPMLNFTGKQVPQLHIGLRASSSFSTYQRTTTRPNPCLDTHDHLLAAKVSAESALNLSSYTTDCMGSSLQNQLPSPSNPILRLMGKNLMVMNNEESVHPQTPSSDYVLRGNYVAPVGFVPPNYQHLSNSAFINTPPTTASHQFPLPSVQAGSFVGPPLHGGSVMQSDNHAQQKAYRNIVPVMHHPTYMMKEVIVIDDSPERRSEPQVSMLLPPSPSPTTMSVPNIMPPRPFYCLPSQSPILPRDRAVGSMPVYANVGPMVGVGSSSQGSQTEVANPYMQNPFFVQSPTGYMNPPVYYPQNLR, translated from the exons ATGTTATCCAGTGAGCACCCTTCAGGCCCCTCATGTTCCTCCAAGTCTGGTGGCCCGGGTGTGAGCGCTGATCCGGCGAATTCCGCGGCAGAGGAGCCGGCGAGCCAGGATCCCAGAGATCTGGTCCAACCGTATCCCAAGTTCTCCATAAG AGATTATGTTTTTGCTTCAAGGAGCAAAGGTGTCAAGAGAAGCTGGCCTTTCCATCCAAACTCGTTGCAGCTTTGCCTGAAGCGAGGTGTGAAGGATCCGCTGCCTCCATTTGAGCCACCTGATTTGATCCGGTCTCTGCCATTAAATACTTTCACAGACGTTGTGCAATCTGCTGCGTGTTCAGAAGCCATCGCTAGTGCTGGTCTGGTGAAGACTAGAGATGCTGGTTCGTCAAATGAGGATACAAATGATATCAACTTCCAGTCATGCCAACCACTAGATGAGTCACTTGGACCTTCACCATACACATCACCGGAGGATGGGAAATCTGGTATCGACCAAGTGGGAAGTACAAATGAATCAGACCATACTGATGAAGCTTTACCAATAGATCTGCAAGATAATAGCTGTACGAAAGCAAGTCGACGAACTGAGATTGCCGTGCCCTCGTGGCCATCAAGAAATCTTGACTCATCGTGTGATCCATCTGAAAAGAAGAGCAAGTTTGTAGTCAAGTTAGACACCCCGACAGATATTCGGCGTACAGAAGACATAGCATCTAACTCTAGCTCAATTTCAGATCCGATGGCTTCAAAGACTTGTCCTGTTTGCAGAGTGTTTGCTTCTACCTCAAACACCACATTGAATGCCCACATAGATCAATGCCTTTCTGCTGAGTGTAATACTGAGCTCGTTGAAACAGTCTTTGTGAAACCTAAAGTCAAGCCAAGAAAGAAGCGATTGATAGAGGATATATACGAGACTTCCCTTCCATGCACCCTTGAGGACCTTGATCGGAGGAATGGCACTAATTGGGCAGTTGAGTTGGCTATGTCCACAGTGAGCAAAGAGGTTTGCACTGAGAACCTAAGCCCAGAAGTGGTACCGTCTGACCGAAGAGATGATGAAAGAGAAGGAGATGTCTATGTTGATTCTAACGGCATAAAAATTAGAATTCTGTCCAAGTGTAGCGATGCACCCTTGGTGTCAAGGGATGATCTTGGTCCAAGGAAAGTTGCAAAGCATGAGATTGGAAAAGGAATACTCATGAGCAAAAAGATACAGAAATCGAAAATGTTGAAGAATAAGAAGCTCAAGATACATGGAAAGAAGTACAACAAAACAAACCATTTGAAGTCCCAG GTTCCAGCATACCCGCATGATAATATCAATGAGGAAACCTCGGAGGAGGAGCGACATCTGCGGAATCCTTCTGAAAGCACCAGCAATTGTGGTTCAGGCACTATGCGGCAGTGGGTGGGCTCCAAACGCTCAGATATTACCAAGAATTCTACCAGAAAGTTCAGTGATAAAGTGGCATCTGGAGCCCAGAGATTCAGTGATTCCCAAATTACAGAAAGTCCTGCTGGGGTGTTTTCTTCCGAGTCACCAGAAGACATGGCCACTACCTCAGAAGCCATTGGTGTTGAGCAGAGTAATGCAAGATTGCTCAGATCGATTCCTACATGGTTATCAAAGACCCCTTTGCAGAGTGGCATTATGCCAAAAGTACCTAGATCAGCAGCAGCTCTTGCAAAGAGGAAAATTAAGGAGATTGGAAGGCGAGAAGCTAATAAGCTAGATAATTATGATATAGTGAGGAATCCCACCTCAGCTAAAAGATCTGAAGCTAGGAGTCTTTCTTTCTCCACTGCAGGACCAAGCAATGGACCAAACAGGTTAGTGCCTACATCTAAGAAGATCCGGAAGCACCGATCTCTGTTGAGGACTGGCAAGCGCGCATTTTCACCTTCTACCATTCATGGTTTTGGCCAAGACCATGAACCTGATACCAGACATGTAAACAAGAAGTTTAGGATTTCTAATAATGAGGGCCCCAAGAAGTTTTTGAAGCACACAGAAGAGGATACAGCGGATAATGACTATTCTTTTGGAAGTGACATGCCAGAAATGGGACAGCAGGATGATCAATATGATGTCACACAAGAAACAGAGGGTACACAAATGTATTATGAGCGTGAAGAACCTGAAACTGATCTGCCATATGATTCAGTATCCAGAAGTAATCCTGCTGATTGTCAAATAAGTGATGGTTCTCTGAGTCCTGAAAACTACAGAGCAGCAGGCGATGTTTTGGTTGAAGGCTATAGTATAGCTGTGGAGGATCCAAGCTCCAGTAAGCAATTAGCACATCATGGCCATGAATCCAACAGTGCTATCAATAATGAGATGGAGGAATGGCAGATTGATCCGGCTTCAACAAAGGAATCGAGTGCTTGCTTGACTAATAACAGAGACATGGGTCCTGGAGCTCCTCAGGATAACTCATCAATAACGTCAAATAGAGAAGATTCCAACCAAGAGCATGGTTTGCCATTTGGACGGGACTCGCTGGGCTCTCCTATTTCTACTGCATCAACTATGTCTCCTGCAGCTGCTTTGAAGGATTCAAGGATTAACGAATCAGAACCAGGTCCTTCTACTGGTAGTGGTAGAACTGTTGAAGAGCGAACCACTGGGAGCTTAAATCAAGAAACAAAATCTATACTTTTGGCAAGAGAAGGTGAACAACTGCCTAATGAGAAGCCTTGCTGTTGTTCTTGTCTGGAGAATATTTCCAGAGAGACTCATCAAAGTGCAGTAGTCAGACCACCAATGTTGAATTTTACTGGAAAGCAGGTTCCACAATTGCACATTGGTTTAAGGGCATCATCGTCTTTCAGCACATACCAAAGAACCACCACAAGGCCCAACCCTTGCTTAGATACACATGATCATCTTTTAGCGGCTAAGGTTTCAGCTGAATCTGCTTTGAACCTCTCATCTTACACAACAGATTGTATGGGCTCCTCATTACAAAATCAGCTTCCTTCACCATCAAATCCTATCTTGAGACTGATGGGTAagaatttaatggtgatgaacAACGAAGAGAGTGTGCATCCTCAAACACCAAGTTCAGACTATGTCTTGAGAGGGAATTATGTGGCGCCTGTTGGTTTTGTGCCTCCAAACTACCAACATCTCAGTAATTCAGCATTTATCAACACACCTCCAACCACAGCAAGTCACCAATTTCCTTTACCAAGTGTTCAGGCCGGCAGCTTTGTTGGTCCTCCATTGCATGGTGGTTCTGTGATGCAATCTGACAATCATGCTCAGCAGAAGGCCTACAGAAACATTGTGCCAGTCATGCATCATCCAACTTACATGATGAAAGAAGTGATTGTGATCGATGATTCTCCTGAACGCAGAAGTGAGCCACAAGTTAGCATGCTTCTCCCCCCTTCCCCGTCACCGACAACGATGTCAGTACCAAACATTATGCCACCCCGGCCATTTTACTGCCTTCCATCACAAAGCCCAATTTTGCCAAGGGATAGGGCTGTTGGATCCATGCCTGTATACGCAAACGTTGGCCCAATGGTTGGTGTCGGCTCATCAAGTCAAGGAAGCCAAACAGAAGTAGCCAATCCTTACATGCAAAATCCATTCTTCGTCCAGTCTCCAACTGGTTACATGAACCCGCCGGTGTACTATCCACAGAATTTGCGGTGA